In Halopelagius longus, the following proteins share a genomic window:
- a CDS encoding coiled-coil domain-containing protein, which translates to MSHEADLGGPVYVSDGDVKVEKSFAAEEFPVPAIKFRITSESEESVHVRIVDSIPKDFPMEGVGFHPDYESDNWTAYKDQRVEYERTLEPEESVTTVYGIRLNNVSEASKFLVEPVLERPPVPAEGEEPEHDDGVEDILGEDRSQLVRDALQGNGSLAEEGELVEDDAESESEADADAAEAEDDEDADAGDAAEGGSAIAEAEDAGAEDADAAADVAASSQAQSDDTDVAAAIGSSEVAADADADADADEPTGDADAAEPADEVTEYVDVEDSVSDADADAGAGDADATATPAVEGSLAATLAAEIRDGSVSEEDLDVLRSELDVGLPRSADVRISRLQSRMEDLEAYSDALAEFIDEEGTGAEVVESLREEMGDVSEELDALESSLDAAEDDREAIRSDVSRLRGDLGALDERVEDAAQGLVDVEETADANASAVEGLRSKYDDVSDRVESVESDLSAVSGRVESAAEDASDAESAVSELDGEIGDVREDIASLDGDIVAVRETLSEDIEEIRSDLEDLSSAMERIEDLEATVEGLESFRHRLNDVFGAGATAGNPGGDGE; encoded by the coding sequence ATGAGCCACGAGGCCGACCTAGGGGGTCCGGTGTACGTCTCCGACGGCGACGTGAAAGTAGAGAAGTCGTTCGCCGCCGAAGAGTTCCCGGTACCCGCGATAAAGTTCCGCATCACATCCGAGAGCGAGGAGTCCGTCCACGTCCGAATCGTCGACAGCATCCCGAAGGACTTCCCGATGGAGGGGGTGGGGTTCCACCCCGATTACGAGAGCGACAACTGGACCGCATACAAGGACCAACGCGTCGAGTACGAGCGAACGCTGGAGCCCGAGGAGTCGGTGACGACGGTGTACGGCATCCGCCTCAACAACGTCAGCGAGGCGTCGAAGTTCCTCGTCGAACCCGTCCTCGAACGCCCGCCCGTTCCCGCGGAGGGCGAGGAGCCCGAACACGACGACGGCGTCGAGGACATCCTCGGCGAGGACCGCAGCCAACTCGTGCGCGACGCGTTGCAGGGCAACGGGTCCCTCGCCGAGGAGGGGGAACTCGTCGAGGACGACGCCGAATCCGAATCCGAGGCCGACGCGGATGCCGCGGAGGCCGAGGACGACGAGGACGCCGACGCCGGCGACGCCGCCGAAGGCGGGTCCGCCATCGCGGAGGCCGAGGACGCGGGAGCGGAGGACGCCGACGCCGCCGCCGACGTCGCGGCGAGCAGTCAGGCGCAGTCCGACGACACCGACGTGGCGGCCGCAATCGGGTCGAGCGAGGTGGCGGCCGACGCGGACGCCGATGCGGACGCGGACGAACCGACCGGCGACGCCGACGCGGCGGAACCGGCCGACGAGGTGACGGAGTACGTCGACGTCGAAGACTCCGTGTCCGACGCCGATGCGGACGCCGGTGCCGGCGACGCCGACGCGACTGCGACTCCGGCGGTCGAAGGGTCGCTGGCGGCGACGCTGGCGGCGGAGATCCGCGACGGGAGCGTCTCCGAGGAGGACCTCGACGTGCTCCGGTCGGAACTCGACGTCGGCCTGCCGCGGAGCGCCGACGTGCGCATCAGCCGCCTGCAGTCGAGGATGGAGGACTTGGAGGCGTACAGCGACGCGCTCGCGGAGTTCATCGACGAGGAGGGCACCGGAGCCGAAGTCGTCGAATCGCTCCGCGAGGAGATGGGGGACGTCTCCGAGGAACTCGACGCCCTCGAATCGAGCCTCGACGCCGCCGAGGACGACCGCGAAGCCATCCGGTCCGACGTCTCCCGACTCCGCGGGGACCTCGGCGCACTCGACGAACGCGTCGAAGACGCCGCGCAGGGACTCGTCGACGTCGAGGAGACGGCCGACGCGAACGCCTCGGCGGTCGAGGGCCTCCGCTCGAAGTACGACGACGTCTCCGACCGCGTCGAGAGCGTCGAATCCGACCTCTCGGCGGTGTCCGGTCGAGTCGAGAGCGCCGCCGAGGACGCCTCGGACGCCGAGAGCGCCGTCTCGGAACTCGACGGCGAAATCGGCGACGTTCGGGAGGACATCGCGTCCCTCGACGGCGACATCGTGGCGGTCAGAGAGACCCTCTCGGAGGACATCGAGGAGATTCGCTCCGACCTCGAGGACCTCTCGTCGGCGATGGAGCGCATCGAGGACCTCGAAGCGACCGTCGAAGGCCTCGAATCGTTCCGCCACCGCCTGAACGACGTGTTCGGCGCGGGCGCGACGGCGGGTAACCCCGGCGGCGACGGCGAGTAA
- a CDS encoding serine hydrolase domain-containing protein, protein MPSPLSRRQFLSRSAVGAGTAVAVGGFATGESAAAQETEVEALVDDAADRALTEHDAGGLTVAVVDGDDVLTNGYGHAYRSEDVPVRADETLFRVGSVSKVVTWTAAMRAVDRGRVAPDSPVNDHLRAVTIPQTYDDPITLEHLATHTPGFEVRSRGDSVRDPEYVRPLAESVSTHVPTRVRPPGELPQYTNYAAALTGQLLADVSGQTFGAHVAENVFEPLGMENSTFRPAPSGLVPAEGTAVEDVVSFYSDAAPASGLHTTGADMARLLRAHLEGGVVDGERILSADAVDAMHRRWYTPHERMDGMAFGLFEASRGDARLVRHGGAVPEFASEFALLPDEGVGLFVVAHGEEASGATQTVTDALLGRFAPVESDGGGGRPAPSGTPERADELGGRYRSVHAADNATAEKLLFAFVADEPIDVRVADDGRLITEQGSRRDEWVEVEPLVFEHVEEDSTLLFRTDGGEVTHLVDTLSAYEKVPFHEQLSVHGWTATVAAVTALTGLLGWPAARGVRRFRGGESPPASAARARGVAGASVAALLLFVVVLAGVTVAVTTMDRPTLFNRPPPWFGAVFLAPTIGAVATVGAVGYAARAWYRGEWSLASRLHYSAVVAASAVLYWFLRYWNLLVVRA, encoded by the coding sequence ATGCCCTCCCCACTCTCACGACGCCAGTTCCTGTCGCGGTCCGCGGTCGGCGCCGGAACCGCAGTCGCCGTCGGCGGGTTCGCGACCGGCGAGTCCGCCGCGGCGCAGGAGACCGAGGTAGAAGCGCTCGTCGACGACGCGGCCGACCGCGCGTTGACGGAACACGACGCGGGCGGATTGACCGTCGCGGTCGTGGACGGCGACGACGTCCTCACGAACGGCTACGGCCACGCCTACCGGAGCGAAGACGTGCCGGTCCGGGCCGACGAGACGCTCTTTCGCGTCGGGTCGGTGTCGAAAGTCGTCACGTGGACGGCGGCGATGCGGGCGGTCGACCGGGGTCGAGTCGCCCCGGACAGCCCCGTGAACGACCACCTCCGAGCGGTGACCATCCCACAGACGTACGACGACCCCATCACGCTCGAACATCTCGCCACCCACACGCCCGGATTCGAGGTTCGGAGCCGAGGCGACTCGGTGCGGGACCCGGAGTACGTCCGCCCCCTCGCCGAGTCGGTTTCGACTCACGTCCCGACGCGCGTTCGGCCGCCGGGCGAACTCCCCCAGTACACCAACTACGCGGCCGCCTTGACGGGCCAGTTGCTCGCGGACGTAAGCGGACAGACGTTCGGAGCGCACGTCGCCGAAAACGTCTTCGAGCCGTTGGGAATGGAGAACAGTACGTTCCGACCCGCCCCCTCCGGCCTCGTCCCGGCCGAGGGGACGGCCGTCGAAGACGTGGTGAGTTTCTACTCCGACGCCGCGCCCGCGTCCGGACTCCACACGACCGGCGCGGACATGGCGCGTCTGCTCCGAGCGCACCTCGAGGGCGGCGTCGTCGACGGCGAGCGAATCCTCTCGGCGGACGCGGTCGATGCGATGCACCGGCGGTGGTACACGCCGCACGAACGGATGGACGGGATGGCGTTCGGCCTGTTCGAGGCATCTCGCGGCGACGCCCGCTTGGTCCGGCACGGCGGCGCGGTCCCGGAGTTCGCCTCCGAGTTCGCACTGCTCCCCGACGAGGGGGTCGGTCTGTTCGTCGTCGCCCACGGCGAGGAGGCGTCGGGGGCCACGCAGACGGTAACGGACGCCCTCCTCGGACGGTTCGCGCCGGTCGAATCGGACGGAGGCGGCGGACGACCCGCGCCGTCCGGCACGCCCGAACGCGCGGACGAACTCGGCGGCCGGTACCGGTCGGTGCACGCGGCCGACAACGCCACCGCCGAGAAACTCCTCTTCGCCTTCGTCGCCGACGAACCGATAGACGTCCGCGTCGCGGACGACGGCCGCCTGATAACCGAACAGGGGAGCAGGAGAGACGAGTGGGTGGAGGTCGAACCGCTCGTCTTCGAACACGTCGAGGAGGATTCGACGCTGCTGTTCCGAACGGACGGCGGCGAGGTGACGCACCTGGTGGACACTCTGAGCGCCTACGAGAAGGTTCCGTTCCACGAGCAGTTGTCGGTCCACGGGTGGACGGCGACCGTCGCCGCGGTGACCGCGCTCACCGGACTCCTCGGTTGGCCGGCGGCCCGCGGGGTGCGTCGGTTCCGCGGCGGCGAGTCGCCGCCCGCCTCCGCCGCCCGGGCCCGGGGGGTCGCCGGCGCGAGCGTCGCCGCCCTCCTACTGTTCGTCGTCGTCCTCGCCGGCGTCACCGTCGCGGTGACGACGATGGACCGACCGACCCTGTTCAACCGCCCGCCTCCGTGGTTCGGTGCCGTGTTCCTCGCGCCGACGATAGGGGCCGTCGCCACCGTCGGCGCGGTCGGCTACGCGGCGCGGGCGTGGTACCGCGGGGAGTGGTCGCTCGCCTCGCGCCTCCACTACTCCGCGGTCGTCGCCGCGTCGGCCGTCCTCTACTGGTTCCTGCGGTACTGGAACCTGCTGGTCGTCCGCGCGTAG
- a CDS encoding DUF7521 family protein, whose protein sequence is MIQSQFDLFMLPPRYLVLFAVFLLTIAMGLFIVFQAYWGYRRNANRRMLFLAVGLAFVTVIPPLVSLLIASIAQVFEVELVIFVYYLPLSTSLIQAFGLSFIIYSLSIRGKG, encoded by the coding sequence ATGATACAGTCACAGTTTGATTTGTTCATGCTCCCACCGCGCTATCTCGTTCTCTTCGCGGTTTTCCTCCTCACTATCGCGATGGGACTGTTCATCGTCTTCCAAGCGTACTGGGGGTACCGTCGGAACGCGAACCGACGGATGCTGTTTCTCGCGGTGGGTCTCGCCTTCGTTACCGTGATTCCACCCCTCGTCTCCCTCCTCATCGCCTCGATCGCACAGGTGTTCGAGGTCGAATTGGTAATCTTCGTGTATTATTTACCTTTATCCACCTCTTTGATTCAAGCGTTCGGACTTAGTTTCATAATATACTCGCTCTCGATACGGGGCAAGGGGTAG
- a CDS encoding ArsR/SmtB family transcription factor, giving the protein MSEDTPSGEVYALLDDEYARRILTSTNTTTKSAKELSEECDASLPTVYRRVERLIDCGLLEERTKLEDNGHHHSVYKARLKRLTVELENDELKLTIEEQTDESMADRFTAIWDEL; this is encoded by the coding sequence GTGAGTGAGGACACGCCGTCGGGCGAGGTGTACGCCCTTTTAGACGACGAATACGCTCGACGTATCCTCACTTCGACGAACACGACGACGAAGTCCGCGAAGGAACTCAGCGAAGAGTGCGACGCGTCGCTCCCGACAGTCTACCGGCGCGTCGAGCGTTTGATCGACTGCGGACTCCTCGAAGAGCGAACCAAACTCGAAGACAACGGACACCACCACAGTGTCTACAAAGCGCGGCTCAAGCGCCTCACAGTAGAACTAGAGAACGATGAACTCAAACTCACAATCGAAGAACAGACGGACGAAAGCATGGCGGACCGCTTCACCGCAATCTGGGACGAGCTCTAA
- a CDS encoding CARDB domain-containing protein → MRRIVSATLVLLMLTSSVGSVALTAGAADVSIQASTSVDDPAPGEPFTVTVNLSNVGNGSADVTDIYVRDSGGTEYARAEDLGTITAGGKMSVPVSVVLDDAGRKRLTVHAVVKGPDGGHTRVSYPVYVDVEKPDETAVSFEKLDPIAGDESSVEATVANGDENPISNVRLNLGGDAEIEDSQRVNASLPAGKQTSYTYNVTFPDSGEQTLNATVTYKTADGTTRTASFEKSTTVEAATVDADLTATVDEINGSSVIRTELTEYGNVDLTDVRLRALVDRNVVKRSLVSDVPAESTRTFTLNETDIPAGEMTVVAEYTAAGKSHTSNATLDYSPQEQSNVELTGIEATRAGSTLTLSGDAANLGSADANSVLVSVANANGVSPVSPNGEYFVGTVESSEFATFDLTANVNGSVDSLPVKIRYSANGEQFTRTVRVDISDSQAASGSDGAAASSGSGGSGGSDPPLMVIGAVLLVVVGACGIYWWRR, encoded by the coding sequence GTGAGACGGATAGTCTCCGCGACGCTGGTTCTGTTGATGCTCACGTCGTCGGTCGGCAGTGTCGCACTCACGGCCGGTGCGGCCGACGTCTCCATTCAAGCGAGCACCTCCGTCGACGACCCGGCGCCGGGCGAACCGTTTACGGTCACGGTGAATCTGAGCAACGTCGGTAACGGATCCGCCGACGTGACGGACATCTACGTCCGCGACTCCGGTGGCACCGAGTACGCGCGGGCGGAAGACCTCGGGACGATCACCGCGGGCGGCAAGATGAGTGTCCCCGTAAGCGTCGTCCTCGACGACGCAGGGCGGAAGCGCCTTACCGTCCATGCGGTGGTCAAAGGGCCTGACGGCGGCCACACCCGGGTGAGCTACCCGGTGTACGTCGACGTCGAGAAACCGGACGAAACCGCCGTCTCGTTCGAGAAGCTCGATCCGATCGCCGGAGACGAAAGTTCCGTCGAGGCTACTGTCGCAAACGGTGACGAAAATCCGATCTCGAACGTCAGGCTCAACCTCGGCGGTGACGCCGAGATCGAAGACTCCCAACGCGTGAACGCCTCGCTCCCGGCCGGGAAACAGACGAGCTACACCTACAACGTAACGTTCCCCGACTCCGGCGAACAGACGCTCAACGCGACGGTCACCTACAAGACCGCCGACGGAACGACTCGGACGGCGTCGTTCGAGAAGTCGACGACCGTCGAGGCGGCGACCGTCGACGCGGACCTGACCGCGACCGTGGACGAGATCAACGGGTCCTCCGTCATCCGGACCGAACTCACCGAGTACGGCAACGTCGACCTCACCGACGTTCGACTCCGAGCGCTCGTCGACAGGAACGTCGTCAAACGCAGTCTCGTGTCGGACGTTCCCGCCGAGTCGACGCGGACGTTCACGCTCAACGAGACGGACATCCCCGCCGGCGAGATGACCGTCGTCGCCGAGTACACCGCCGCGGGGAAGTCGCACACCTCCAACGCGACCCTCGACTACAGTCCGCAGGAGCAATCGAACGTCGAACTGACCGGGATCGAGGCGACTCGAGCGGGGTCCACGCTCACGCTGAGCGGGGACGCCGCGAACCTCGGGAGCGCCGACGCCAACTCCGTACTCGTCAGCGTCGCTAACGCGAACGGAGTCTCGCCGGTCTCGCCGAACGGGGAGTACTTCGTGGGTACCGTCGAGTCGAGCGAGTTCGCCACGTTCGACCTCACCGCGAACGTAAACGGGTCCGTCGACAGTCTCCCGGTGAAGATTCGCTACTCGGCGAACGGCGAGCAGTTCACGCGGACCGTTCGAGTCGACATCTCCGACAGTCAGGCGGCCTCCGGGAGCGACGGGGCCGCCGCCAGCAGCGGTTCCGGTGGCAGTGGCGGTTCCGATCCCCCGCTGATGGTTATCGGTGCCGTGCTCCTCGTCGTCGTCGGTGCGTGCGGTATCTACTGGTGGCGTCGATAA
- a CDS encoding ABC transporter ATP-binding protein, with the protein MSVIELEDVVKRYQSGMEVIEALEGVDFSADRGEMVTVIGPSGSGKSTMLNMIGLLDTPTEGRVRLDGREVTEFTEDELTEERRTGIGFVFQDFHLLPMLTATENVELPSMWDTSVDRHDRAVDLLERVGLGDRLDHTPDQLSGGQQQRVAVARSLINKPDILLADEPTGNLDQDTGQTILEELTRLKEDEDVAIVSVTHDDQMLEYTDSTVRIVDGVIQEVTRT; encoded by the coding sequence ATGAGCGTCATCGAACTCGAAGACGTCGTCAAGCGCTACCAGAGCGGAATGGAGGTCATCGAGGCGCTCGAGGGCGTTGACTTCAGCGCCGACCGCGGTGAGATGGTCACTGTCATCGGTCCTTCGGGTTCCGGCAAGAGTACGATGCTCAACATGATCGGATTACTCGACACGCCGACGGAAGGCCGCGTTCGACTCGACGGACGCGAGGTGACGGAGTTCACCGAGGACGAACTCACCGAAGAGCGTCGGACGGGCATCGGGTTCGTCTTCCAGGACTTCCACCTGCTTCCGATGCTCACGGCCACCGAGAACGTCGAACTCCCCTCCATGTGGGACACGTCGGTCGATCGCCACGACCGCGCGGTCGACCTCCTCGAACGGGTCGGCCTCGGTGACCGCCTCGACCACACGCCCGACCAGTTGTCGGGCGGCCAACAACAGCGCGTCGCGGTAGCGCGGTCGCTCATCAACAAACCCGACATCCTGCTCGCAGACGAACCGACGGGCAATCTCGATCAGGACACCGGTCAGACGATTCTCGAGGAACTGACCCGGTTAAAAGAGGACGAGGACGTCGCCATCGTCTCGGTGACGCACGACGACCAGATGCTCGAATACACCGACAGCACCGTCAGAATCGTCGACGGAGTGATACAGGAGGTGACCCGGACGTGA